Proteins co-encoded in one Candidatus Eisenbacteria bacterium genomic window:
- a CDS encoding Hsp20/alpha crystallin family protein, protein MKEPADDPSDRTQREVERLWRDLVYHRLPGSHFSEQPWSPPADVVVGRDYARVILELAGVPRESVRVRLTGSVLEVSGRRQGPQEPASEHYHRAEIYFGEFSRTIELPWEADPDKVEALYRDGMLEIRIRTAVRSARRADVTIQGR, encoded by the coding sequence ATGAAAGAGCCCGCCGACGATCCCAGCGATCGCACGCAGCGTGAAGTCGAACGCTTGTGGCGCGATCTGGTCTACCACCGCCTGCCCGGATCCCACTTCTCGGAGCAGCCCTGGTCCCCGCCCGCCGACGTCGTCGTGGGCCGCGACTACGCCCGCGTGATCCTGGAACTGGCGGGCGTTCCGCGCGAGTCGGTGCGCGTGCGCCTCACCGGCTCGGTGCTCGAGGTTTCGGGGCGCCGCCAGGGACCGCAGGAACCGGCCTCCGAGCATTACCATCGCGCCGAGATCTACTTCGGAGAGTTCAGCCGCACGATCGAGCTGCCGTGGGAAGCCGACCCCGACAAGGTCGAGGCCCTGTATCGCGACGGAATGCTCGAGATCCGGATTCGCACCGCCGTTCGGAGCGCCCGCCGCGCCGACGTCACCATCCAGGGGCGCTGA